A single Anopheles maculipalpis chromosome 3RL, idAnoMacuDA_375_x, whole genome shotgun sequence DNA region contains:
- the LOC126560804 gene encoding uncharacterized protein LOC126560804, translating to MYNWIARFGVPSNITTDQGRQFESSLFKVLANAFGTKHIRTIAYHPQANGLIEGWHRTLKAAICCKDTSRWSEYLPLILLGLRTTFISDISASPAELVYGTTLTIPAEFFNEKPLPLVSDQSEFVRTLREAMNSIRPTRTAWHSYRTVFVSPDLSKCTHVFVRNDTVRPALTTPYHGPYQILTRNPKSFQILLHGQPALISIDCLKPAYTSDDVGSTLQHLPRDEQLLTNLGHDTPTSLTPLSEHPSTSRMPLPEQPVTSRKRMPLTRTPPTCTPSLQRTDTTTSNAPPPPILRHKDKCVSSSVTRSQRKVTIPLRYR from the coding sequence ATGTACAATTGGATCGCTCGATTCGGAGTTCCGTCCAACATCACCACCGACCAGGGACGACAGTTTGAGTCCTCGCTGTTCAAAGTGCTAGCGAATGCCTTTGGGACCAAACATATCCGGACGATCGCCTACCACCCGCAGGCGAACGGGTTAATCGAGGGATGGCACCGTACCCTGAAAGCTGCAATATGCTGCAAGGACACCTCTCGTTGGAGCGAGTATCTGCCACTAATTCTTCTCGGGCTACGGACTACCTTCATAAGTGACATCAGTGCCTCGCCAGCCGAACTAGTATATGGAACGACACTCACCATACCAGCGGAGTTCTTCAACGAGAAGCCGCTACCATTAGTATCTGATCAGTCCGAATTCGTCAGAACGCTACGGGAAGCGATGAACAGCATCCGACCAACGAGAACCGCCTGGCACTCCTACCGAACCGTGTTTGTTTCCCCGGATCTGAGCAAATGCACACATGTTTTCGTTCGCAACGACACCGTCCGACCTGCACTAACAACACCCTACCACGGTCCGTATCAGATCCTTACACGAAATCCTAAGTCATTTCAGATACTCCTACATGGCCAGCCTGCATTGATTTCCATCGACTGCCTGAAGCCGGCATATACGAGCGATGATGTTGGTTCAACCCTGCAGCATCTTCCCCGCGACGAGCAGCTACTAACCAACCTTGGACACGACACGCCGACGTCTCTGACGCCGCTTTCAGAGCACCCTTCGACGTCCCGAATGCCATTACCCGAGCAACCGGTAACGTCCCGTAAACGCATGCCGCTAACACGCACGCCGCCAACATGCACGCCGTCGCTACAACGCACCGACACAACCACCAGCAACGCCCCACCACCGCCTATCTTACGACACAAGGACAAGTGCGTATCGAGCAGTGTCACCAGATCACAGCGGAAGGTAACCATCCCTTTGCGCTACCGATGA